One window of the Vigna radiata var. radiata cultivar VC1973A chromosome 1, Vradiata_ver6, whole genome shotgun sequence genome contains the following:
- the LOC106765809 gene encoding probable caffeoyl-CoA O-methyltransferase At4g26220: MEKIKDPSIYRNPVILQSEDLTKYILETAVYPREPEPLKELRELNNDHPWGFISTSPDAAQLMALLLKMLNPRKTIEVGVFTGYSLLLTALNIPHDGKITAIDINRKAYDIGLPAIKKAGVEHKIDFIESAALPILDKLLEDPANEGSFDFAFIDADKENYINYHERLIKLIKIGGLLVYDNTLWGGRVCWPEEKVPEHTRSGRNAAIEFNKTITNDSRVEFALTSVGDGLSICRRVA, encoded by the exons ATGGAAAAGATCAAGGATCCATCAATTTACCGCAATCCAGTCATATTACAGAGCGAGGATTTAACCAAG TATATATTGGAAACAGCTGTTTATCCTAGAGAACCTGAGCCCCTGAAGGAGCTGAGGGAACTCAATAATGATCACCCTTG GGGCTTCATTTCTACTTCACCTGATGCTGCTCAGCTAATGGCCTTACTTTTAAAGATGCTGAATCCCAGAAAGACCATTGAAGTGGGAGTGTTTACTGGTTACTCCCTTCTCCTCACTGCACTCAACATTCCTCATGATGGAAAG ATTACAGCCATAGATATTAACAGGAAAGCTTATGACATTGGATTACCAGCCATAAAAAAGGCTGGAGTTGAGCACAAGATTGATTTCATAGAGTCTGCAGCTCTGCCAATTTTGGATAAACTACTTGAAGAT CCTGCAAATGAAGGATCTTTTGACTTTGCTTTCATTGATGCTGACAAAGAGAACTATATTAACTACCATGAGAGGCTTATAAAACTGATCAAGATTGGTGGTTTACTTGTATATGACAACACTCTGTGGGGAGGACGTGTTTGCTGGCCTGAAGAAAAAGTTCCAGAACACACCAGATCAGGGAGGAACGCAGCAATTGAATTCAACAAGACAATCACAAACGATTCTCGCGTTGAATTTGCTCTTACTTCTGTAGGAGATGGTCTCAGTATTTGTAGGCGCGTAGCTTGA
- the LOC106767464 gene encoding phospholipase A2-beta, protein MSRATAAFGVLLCLLLAAHCSAQNCSRTCIAEQCDTIGIRYGKYCGVGYSGCAGEKPCDGLDACCMAHDDCVGRYGMTHVKCHKKLKNCLTREHESGKAGFSKDCPYSTAAPTMIRGMDLAILLSQLGEPASDN, encoded by the exons ATGTCACGCGCCACCGCCGCGTTCGGAGTCCTCCTCTGTCTGCTCCTCGCCGCCCACTGCTCCGCTCAAAACTGCAGCAGAACGTGCATTGCGGAGCAGTGCGACA CTATCGGAATCAGATACGGTAAGTATTGCGGGGTGGGGTATTCTGGCTGTGCCGGCGAGAAGCCATGCGATGGTCTTGATGCTTGTTGCATGGCCCATGACGACTGTGTTGGCAGATACG GAATGACTCATGTGAAATGCCACAAGAAATTGAAGAACTGCCTGACCAGGGAACATGAATCTGGCAAGGCTGGGTTTTCGAAAGATTGTCCATACAGTACGGCTGCACCAACGATGATAAGAGGCATGGATTTGGCGATCTTGCTGAGCCAATTGGGTGAACCTGCTTCTGATAACTGA
- the LOC106771856 gene encoding uncharacterized protein LOC106771856 isoform X1, which translates to MLHRSFKPAKCKTQLRLAVSRIKLLKNKREAQVKQLKRELAQLLESGQDRTARIRVEHVVREEKTMAAYDLVEIYCELIAARLPMIESQKTCPIDLKEAVSSVIFASPRCSDIPELVDVKKQLTSKYGKEFVSAAVELRPDCGVSRMLVEKLSAKAPDGPTKIKILAAIAEEHNIKWEPKSFEENDVKSSQDLLVGPSTSEKASYAEPSQIHVPPVHDEMGPSNVRSSSQVKPMHHVSTNSYEQTASAAARKNQSTTSGVSDQEIRSSGTGSQETDFLDSYSDNRSAFPMSRHNWNMEFKDAASAAQAAAESAERASMAARAAAELSNRENMTRQYSGGSHSSSGNGLRDERPQGYTFHDDKNISTSSVHGNFHRSSSEAHNEQISAREQDNLVGHSEYYRTSNENVVKHFQSASSMSGSAFGDDKIFTDGSQTADMYHHRNSFEQKNIDLHETNLSMQPGRHEEDFETDLYDDRDLNTENNYHFGDARTNKPSRKASASHLVTPSDDHSDDLDLNGWKTENKAVEDLFVDDEANTQRNFTGTASYNGTSVLFDDSGPEDDDEYKFDVDKKYNREGSSLFVSSPGSRSQVDSWRHGQNIDEKVTSFSTKSHFSEVPERLTASAVSSEKEDMLPVTFDDSDDPGSDSDVVGLVESKVSGLSDYGSSSLNAVASHGNLGSSSRNDKNTMGTDRKLSPSVGSDTIEDHFERRRIDTATVSEKNFGFDDFSASLPSTKERSSTSGLDHEANNDTETIEEFHTESSKEFGYGTLKGGLRNKHSKRPPYIKNTLDGVSSSLGNTSIRNERSLLTGIASIGFDTPEQDRYTREVSRGNKTATSVLDSISSDSDSYRVVANSQETPATTIEPDIQKEKSEAKNKSSSRASVTYFDSDNSDFEDELPKQNSPGFVRPVSGMSRRTSASPKAGTGLSSRDAPLSRASVAPATTLGWKSSRTSYENTNQNASSMTRSSENLTGTKPGSAKNKATEPVSEPRRSLHGEVSESPARLQPSSVSKTVIQDNKEGQDDSYGDASSNKKAVHVHPKLPDYDSFAAHFLSLKKGRP; encoded by the exons ATGTTGCATCGAAGCTTCAAGCCCGCAAAGTG CAAAACGCAATTGAGGCTCGCCGTTTCACGCATAAAGCTTTTGAAGAATAAGAGAGAAGCACAGGTGAAGCAACTCAAGAGAGAGTTGGCTCAATTGCTCGAGTCTGGTCAGGACCGAACTGCTAGAATCCGG GTTGAACATGTTGTCAGGGAGGAGAAGACGATGGCAGCTTATGATCTCGTTGAGATATACTGTGAACTTATCGCTGCACGTTTGCCCATGATCGAATCACAAAA aACCTGCCCCATTGACTTGAAGGAAGCGGTTTCAAGTGTAATATTTGCATCTCCAAGATGTTCAGACATACCAGAGTTGGTAGATGTGAAGAAGCAATTAACGTCCAAGTACGGAAAAGAATTTGTCTCTGCAGCTGTTGAGCTACGCCCTGACTGTGGTGTAAGTCGTATG TTGGTCGAGAAATTGTCTGCCAAAGCACCTGATGGTCCAACCAAGATAAAAATATTGGCTGCAATTGCTGAGGAGCATAATATCAAATGGGAGCCCAAGTCATTTGAAGAAAATGATGTAAAGTCTTCTCAAGACTTGTTG GTTGGGCCAAGTACTTCTGAGAAGGCTTCTTATGCTGAACCTTCCCAAATCCACGTTCCACCTGTCCATGATGAAATGGGTCCATCCAATGTACGTTCTTCCTCACAAGTTAAACCAATGCATCATGTATCTACAAATTCATATGAGCAGACTGCAAGTGCTGCTGCTAGAAAGAATCAGTCCACAACATCAGGTGTGTCTGATCAAGAGATTAGATCTTCAG GAACTGGAAGTCAAGAAACGGATTTTCTAGATTCATACTCTGACAACAGGAGTGCTTTTCCTATGAGTAGGCATAATTGGAACATGGAATTCAAGGATGCTGCCTCTGCTGCACAGGCAGCTGCAGAATCTGCTGAACGTGCTAGCATGGCTGCAAGGGCAGCTGCTGAACTTTCAAACCGTGAAAACATGACAAGGCAGTATTCAGGTGGATCACATAGTTCTTCTGGCAACGGgttgagagatgaaagacccCAAGGATACACCTTTCATgatgacaaaaatatttctaCAAGTTCTGTTCATGGTAACTTCCATAGAAGCAGTTCTGAGGCGCACAATGAACAGATTTCTGCTAGAGAACAAGATAATCTGGTAGGACACAGCGAATATTACAGGACCAGTAATGAGAATGTGGTAAAACATTTCCAATCGGCTTCATCGATGTCTGGTAGTGCTTTTGGAGACGATAAAATTTTTACGGATGGTTCTCAAACGGCTGATATGTATCATCATAGGAACTCATTTGAGCAAAAGAATATTGACTTACATGAAACGAATTTAAGTATGCAACCAGGTAGACATGAAGAAGATTTTGAGACTGACCTATATGATGACAGAGATTTGAATACTGAAAACAATTATCACTTTGGAGATGCAAGGACAAATAAACCATCCAGAAAAGCTTCCGCTTCTCATCTCGTTACTCCAAGTGATGATCACAGTGATGATTTGGACTTGAATGGCTGGAAGACTGAGAACAAAGCTGTGGAAGACCTTTTTGTTGATGATGAAGCAAACACTCAGAGAAACTTTACAGGAACAGCTTCTTATAATGGTACCTCTGTTCTGTTCGATGATTCTGGACCggaggatgatgatgaatatAAGTTTGATGTTGATAAGAAGTACAATAGGGAAGGATCTAGTTTGTTTGTCTCATCCCCTGGTAGCAGATCGCAAGTTGATTCTTGGAGGCATGGACAAAACATTGATGAAAAAGTGACAAGTTTTAGTACAAAGTCACATTTTTCTGAGGTTCCTGAAAGATTGACAGCATCTGCAGTTTCTTCTGAAAAAGAAGACATGTTGCCCGTCACTTTTGATGATTCAGATGACCCAGGTTCAGATAGCGATGTGGTGGGTTTGGTCGAGTCTAAGGTTTCTGGGCTCTCTGATTATGGAAGTTCTTCCCTTAATGCCGTTGCAAGTCATGGGAATCTAGGGTCCTCATcaagaaatgataaaaatacGATGGGCACTGACAGAAAGTTGTCACCTTCAGTTGGTTCAGATACCATCGAAGAtcattttgaaagaagaaggaTAGACACCGCTACTGTGTCAGAAAAGAATTTTGGCTTTGATGACTTTTCAGCCAGTCTGCCATCTACAAAGGAAAGAAGCTCTACATCGGGTTTGGATCATGAGGCAAATAATGATACTGAAACTATAGAGGAATTTCACACAGAAAGTAGCAAGGAATTTGGCTATGGTACCTTGAAGGGTGGTCTTCGCAATAAACATTCTAAGCGGCCACCTTATATTAAGAATACGTTGGATGGTGTTTCGTCATCATTGGGGAACACTTCAATCCGAAATGAAAGATCTTTGCTTACTGGGATTGCTTCAATCGGTTTTGATACTCCTGAGCAGGACAGGTACACGAGGGAAGTGAGCAGAGGAAACAAGACTGCGACCTCGGTATTGGACAGCATATCTTCCGATTCTGATAGTTATCGTGTAGTTGCAAATTCACAGGAGACTCCTGCTACTACTATTGAACCTGACATTCAGAAAGAGAAAAGTGaagcaaaaaataaatcaagCTCAAGGGCCTCTGTTACATACTTTGATTCTGATAATAGTGATTTTGAAGATGAACTTCCTAAACAAAATTCACCTGGTTTTGTCCGTCCTGTCAGTGGAATGTCTCGAAGGACATCAGCTTCTCCTAAAGCCGGCACAGGTTTAAGTTCAAGGGATGCTCCTTTATCCAGGGCGTCTGTGGCTCCTGCTACAACACTTGGATGGAAATCTTCAAGGACTTCTTATGAGAATACTAATCAAAATGCTTCATCCATGACGAGGAGCTCTGAAAATTTGACAGGAACGAAGCCTGGATCAGCCAAAAATAAAGCAACTGAGCCAGTTTCAGAACCGAGAAGATCCTTGCATGGGGAGGTTTCGGAATCGCCTGCAAGGTTACAACCTTCCAGTGTTTCTAAAACAGTGATACAAGATAATAAAGAGGGCCAAGATGATTCATATGGAGATGCTTCCTCTAATAAGAAGGCTGTGCACGTTCATCCGAAGTTACCCGATTACGATTCTTTTGCTGCCCACTTCTTGTCTCTTAAGAAGGGTCGTCCTTAA
- the LOC106764595 gene encoding deoxyhypusine synthase isoform X2 has translation MVDVVVTTTGGIEEDLIKCLAPTFIGDFSLPGAYLRSKGLNRIGNLLVPNDNYCKFEDWIIPIFDQMLKEQNTENVLWTPSKLIARLGKEINNESSYLYWAYKNNIPVFCPGLTDGSLGDMLYFHSFRNPGLIVDIVQDIRAMNGEAVHANPRKTGMIILGGGLPKHHICNANMMRNGADYAVFINTAQEYDGSDSGARPDEAVSWGKIRGSAKTVKVHCDATIAFPLLVAETFASRVKPHH, from the exons ATG GTTGATGTAGTTGTTACAACTACAGGTGGCATTGAAGAAGATCTTATAAAGTGCCTTGCACCGACATTTATAGGAGATTTCTCTCTGCCTGGGGCGTATCTACGCTCAAAAGGGTTGAATCGGATTGGTAATTTGTTGGTCCCTAATGACAACTACTGCAAATTTGAGGATTGGATTATTCCTATTTTCGATCAGATGTTAAAGGAACAAAATACCGAg AATGTGTTATGGACACCATCTAAGTTAATAGCTCGGTTGgggaaagaaataaacaacGAAAGCTCTTACCTTTACTGGGCGTACAAG AACAACATTCCAGTTTTCTGTCCGGGATTAACCGATGGCTCGTTGGGGGATATGCTGTACTTCCATTCCTTCCGCAATCCTGGTCTGATTGTGGACATAGTGCAAG ATATAAGGGCAATGAATGGTGAAGCTGTACATGCAAATCCCAGGAAGACGGGAATGATCATTTTAGGAGGTGGCCTTCCGAAACATCATATTTGCAATGCCAATATGATGCGTAATGGGGCAGACTATGCTGTTTTTATCAACACTGCACAAGAATATGATGGTAGTGATTCTGGAGCACGTCCTGATGAGGCTGTTTCATGGGGGAAAATACGTGGATCTGCTAAAACTGTCAAG GTCCACTGTGATGCAACAATAGCATTCCCTCTGCTGGTTGCTGAAACTTTTGCTTCAAGAGTTAAACCTCACCACTGA
- the LOC106765127 gene encoding 60S ribosomal protein L31, whose amino-acid sequence MVEKAKGRKEEVVTREYTINLHKRLHGCTFKKKAPKAIKEIRKFAQKAMGTNDVRVDVKLNKFVWSQGIRSVPRRIRVRIARKRNDDEDAKEELYSLVTVVEIPKEEIKGLGTKVIDDED is encoded by the exons ATGGTGGAGAAGGCGAAGGGAAGGAAGGAGGAGGTGGTTACCAGAGAGTACACCATTAACCTCCACAAGCGCCTCCATGGCTG CACATTTAAGAAGAAGGCCCCTAAAGCGATTAAGGAGATAAGAAAGTTTGCCCAGAAGGCCATGGGAACCAATGATGTGAGGGTTGATGTGAAGCTGAACAAGTTCGTCTGGAGTCAGGGAATCAGGAGTGTTCCAAGGAGAATTAGGGTTAGAATTGCTCGTAAGAggaatgatgatgaagatgccAAGGAAGAGCTGTACTCCCTTGTTACTGTTGTTGAAATCCCTAAGGAAGAGATCAAGGGGTTGGGGACCAAGGTCATTGATGACGAAGATTGA
- the LOC106764595 gene encoding deoxyhypusine synthase isoform X1 — MEETNRKEEEVLASVHSTVFKESESLDGKCAKIEGYDFNRGVNYPLLLRSMATTGFQASNLGDAIQVVNQMLDWRLVDEAVTEDCSDHERDLEYRKSVTCKVFLGFTSNLISSGVRDIVRFLLQHRMVDVVVTTTGGIEEDLIKCLAPTFIGDFSLPGAYLRSKGLNRIGNLLVPNDNYCKFEDWIIPIFDQMLKEQNTENVLWTPSKLIARLGKEINNESSYLYWAYKNNIPVFCPGLTDGSLGDMLYFHSFRNPGLIVDIVQDIRAMNGEAVHANPRKTGMIILGGGLPKHHICNANMMRNGADYAVFINTAQEYDGSDSGARPDEAVSWGKIRGSAKTVKVHCDATIAFPLLVAETFASRVKPHH; from the exons atggaagaaacaaacagaaaggaagaagaagtgCTAGCATCAGTTCATTCCACGGTGTTCAAAGAATCAGAAAGCCTTGACGGAAAGTGTGCTAAGATTGAAGGCTATGATTTCAACCGTGGAGTTAACTATCCGCTGCTACTCAGGTCCATGGCCACCACTGGGTTTCAGGCTTCGAATCTCGGTGATGCCATCCAAGTCGTTAATCAAATG CTAGATTGGAGGCTAGTTGATGAAGCTGTGACTGAGGATTGCAGTGACCATGAGAGGGACTTGGAGTATCGAAAATCTGTGACTTGTAAAGTGTTTCTGGGTTTCACTTCTAATCTTATTTCCTCTGGTGTTAGAGACATTGTTCGGTTTCTTCTTCAGCATCGCATG GTTGATGTAGTTGTTACAACTACAGGTGGCATTGAAGAAGATCTTATAAAGTGCCTTGCACCGACATTTATAGGAGATTTCTCTCTGCCTGGGGCGTATCTACGCTCAAAAGGGTTGAATCGGATTGGTAATTTGTTGGTCCCTAATGACAACTACTGCAAATTTGAGGATTGGATTATTCCTATTTTCGATCAGATGTTAAAGGAACAAAATACCGAg AATGTGTTATGGACACCATCTAAGTTAATAGCTCGGTTGgggaaagaaataaacaacGAAAGCTCTTACCTTTACTGGGCGTACAAG AACAACATTCCAGTTTTCTGTCCGGGATTAACCGATGGCTCGTTGGGGGATATGCTGTACTTCCATTCCTTCCGCAATCCTGGTCTGATTGTGGACATAGTGCAAG ATATAAGGGCAATGAATGGTGAAGCTGTACATGCAAATCCCAGGAAGACGGGAATGATCATTTTAGGAGGTGGCCTTCCGAAACATCATATTTGCAATGCCAATATGATGCGTAATGGGGCAGACTATGCTGTTTTTATCAACACTGCACAAGAATATGATGGTAGTGATTCTGGAGCACGTCCTGATGAGGCTGTTTCATGGGGGAAAATACGTGGATCTGCTAAAACTGTCAAG GTCCACTGTGATGCAACAATAGCATTCCCTCTGCTGGTTGCTGAAACTTTTGCTTCAAGAGTTAAACCTCACCACTGA
- the LOC106771856 gene encoding uncharacterized protein LOC106771856 isoform X2: MLHRSFKPAKCKTQLRLAVSRIKLLKNKREAQVKQLKRELAQLLESGQDRTARIRVEHVVREEKTMAAYDLVEIYCELIAARLPMIESQKTCPIDLKEAVSSVIFASPRCSDIPELVDVKKQLTSKYGKEFVSAAVELRPDCGVSRMLVEKLSAKAPDGPTKIKILAAIAEEHNIKWEPKSFEENDVKSSQDLLVGPSTSEKASYAEPSQIHVPPVHDEMGPSNVRSSSQVKPMHHVSTNSYEQTASAAARKNQSTTSGTGSQETDFLDSYSDNRSAFPMSRHNWNMEFKDAASAAQAAAESAERASMAARAAAELSNRENMTRQYSGGSHSSSGNGLRDERPQGYTFHDDKNISTSSVHGNFHRSSSEAHNEQISAREQDNLVGHSEYYRTSNENVVKHFQSASSMSGSAFGDDKIFTDGSQTADMYHHRNSFEQKNIDLHETNLSMQPGRHEEDFETDLYDDRDLNTENNYHFGDARTNKPSRKASASHLVTPSDDHSDDLDLNGWKTENKAVEDLFVDDEANTQRNFTGTASYNGTSVLFDDSGPEDDDEYKFDVDKKYNREGSSLFVSSPGSRSQVDSWRHGQNIDEKVTSFSTKSHFSEVPERLTASAVSSEKEDMLPVTFDDSDDPGSDSDVVGLVESKVSGLSDYGSSSLNAVASHGNLGSSSRNDKNTMGTDRKLSPSVGSDTIEDHFERRRIDTATVSEKNFGFDDFSASLPSTKERSSTSGLDHEANNDTETIEEFHTESSKEFGYGTLKGGLRNKHSKRPPYIKNTLDGVSSSLGNTSIRNERSLLTGIASIGFDTPEQDRYTREVSRGNKTATSVLDSISSDSDSYRVVANSQETPATTIEPDIQKEKSEAKNKSSSRASVTYFDSDNSDFEDELPKQNSPGFVRPVSGMSRRTSASPKAGTGLSSRDAPLSRASVAPATTLGWKSSRTSYENTNQNASSMTRSSENLTGTKPGSAKNKATEPVSEPRRSLHGEVSESPARLQPSSVSKTVIQDNKEGQDDSYGDASSNKKAVHVHPKLPDYDSFAAHFLSLKKGRP; the protein is encoded by the exons ATGTTGCATCGAAGCTTCAAGCCCGCAAAGTG CAAAACGCAATTGAGGCTCGCCGTTTCACGCATAAAGCTTTTGAAGAATAAGAGAGAAGCACAGGTGAAGCAACTCAAGAGAGAGTTGGCTCAATTGCTCGAGTCTGGTCAGGACCGAACTGCTAGAATCCGG GTTGAACATGTTGTCAGGGAGGAGAAGACGATGGCAGCTTATGATCTCGTTGAGATATACTGTGAACTTATCGCTGCACGTTTGCCCATGATCGAATCACAAAA aACCTGCCCCATTGACTTGAAGGAAGCGGTTTCAAGTGTAATATTTGCATCTCCAAGATGTTCAGACATACCAGAGTTGGTAGATGTGAAGAAGCAATTAACGTCCAAGTACGGAAAAGAATTTGTCTCTGCAGCTGTTGAGCTACGCCCTGACTGTGGTGTAAGTCGTATG TTGGTCGAGAAATTGTCTGCCAAAGCACCTGATGGTCCAACCAAGATAAAAATATTGGCTGCAATTGCTGAGGAGCATAATATCAAATGGGAGCCCAAGTCATTTGAAGAAAATGATGTAAAGTCTTCTCAAGACTTGTTG GTTGGGCCAAGTACTTCTGAGAAGGCTTCTTATGCTGAACCTTCCCAAATCCACGTTCCACCTGTCCATGATGAAATGGGTCCATCCAATGTACGTTCTTCCTCACAAGTTAAACCAATGCATCATGTATCTACAAATTCATATGAGCAGACTGCAAGTGCTGCTGCTAGAAAGAATCAGTCCACAACATCAG GAACTGGAAGTCAAGAAACGGATTTTCTAGATTCATACTCTGACAACAGGAGTGCTTTTCCTATGAGTAGGCATAATTGGAACATGGAATTCAAGGATGCTGCCTCTGCTGCACAGGCAGCTGCAGAATCTGCTGAACGTGCTAGCATGGCTGCAAGGGCAGCTGCTGAACTTTCAAACCGTGAAAACATGACAAGGCAGTATTCAGGTGGATCACATAGTTCTTCTGGCAACGGgttgagagatgaaagacccCAAGGATACACCTTTCATgatgacaaaaatatttctaCAAGTTCTGTTCATGGTAACTTCCATAGAAGCAGTTCTGAGGCGCACAATGAACAGATTTCTGCTAGAGAACAAGATAATCTGGTAGGACACAGCGAATATTACAGGACCAGTAATGAGAATGTGGTAAAACATTTCCAATCGGCTTCATCGATGTCTGGTAGTGCTTTTGGAGACGATAAAATTTTTACGGATGGTTCTCAAACGGCTGATATGTATCATCATAGGAACTCATTTGAGCAAAAGAATATTGACTTACATGAAACGAATTTAAGTATGCAACCAGGTAGACATGAAGAAGATTTTGAGACTGACCTATATGATGACAGAGATTTGAATACTGAAAACAATTATCACTTTGGAGATGCAAGGACAAATAAACCATCCAGAAAAGCTTCCGCTTCTCATCTCGTTACTCCAAGTGATGATCACAGTGATGATTTGGACTTGAATGGCTGGAAGACTGAGAACAAAGCTGTGGAAGACCTTTTTGTTGATGATGAAGCAAACACTCAGAGAAACTTTACAGGAACAGCTTCTTATAATGGTACCTCTGTTCTGTTCGATGATTCTGGACCggaggatgatgatgaatatAAGTTTGATGTTGATAAGAAGTACAATAGGGAAGGATCTAGTTTGTTTGTCTCATCCCCTGGTAGCAGATCGCAAGTTGATTCTTGGAGGCATGGACAAAACATTGATGAAAAAGTGACAAGTTTTAGTACAAAGTCACATTTTTCTGAGGTTCCTGAAAGATTGACAGCATCTGCAGTTTCTTCTGAAAAAGAAGACATGTTGCCCGTCACTTTTGATGATTCAGATGACCCAGGTTCAGATAGCGATGTGGTGGGTTTGGTCGAGTCTAAGGTTTCTGGGCTCTCTGATTATGGAAGTTCTTCCCTTAATGCCGTTGCAAGTCATGGGAATCTAGGGTCCTCATcaagaaatgataaaaatacGATGGGCACTGACAGAAAGTTGTCACCTTCAGTTGGTTCAGATACCATCGAAGAtcattttgaaagaagaaggaTAGACACCGCTACTGTGTCAGAAAAGAATTTTGGCTTTGATGACTTTTCAGCCAGTCTGCCATCTACAAAGGAAAGAAGCTCTACATCGGGTTTGGATCATGAGGCAAATAATGATACTGAAACTATAGAGGAATTTCACACAGAAAGTAGCAAGGAATTTGGCTATGGTACCTTGAAGGGTGGTCTTCGCAATAAACATTCTAAGCGGCCACCTTATATTAAGAATACGTTGGATGGTGTTTCGTCATCATTGGGGAACACTTCAATCCGAAATGAAAGATCTTTGCTTACTGGGATTGCTTCAATCGGTTTTGATACTCCTGAGCAGGACAGGTACACGAGGGAAGTGAGCAGAGGAAACAAGACTGCGACCTCGGTATTGGACAGCATATCTTCCGATTCTGATAGTTATCGTGTAGTTGCAAATTCACAGGAGACTCCTGCTACTACTATTGAACCTGACATTCAGAAAGAGAAAAGTGaagcaaaaaataaatcaagCTCAAGGGCCTCTGTTACATACTTTGATTCTGATAATAGTGATTTTGAAGATGAACTTCCTAAACAAAATTCACCTGGTTTTGTCCGTCCTGTCAGTGGAATGTCTCGAAGGACATCAGCTTCTCCTAAAGCCGGCACAGGTTTAAGTTCAAGGGATGCTCCTTTATCCAGGGCGTCTGTGGCTCCTGCTACAACACTTGGATGGAAATCTTCAAGGACTTCTTATGAGAATACTAATCAAAATGCTTCATCCATGACGAGGAGCTCTGAAAATTTGACAGGAACGAAGCCTGGATCAGCCAAAAATAAAGCAACTGAGCCAGTTTCAGAACCGAGAAGATCCTTGCATGGGGAGGTTTCGGAATCGCCTGCAAGGTTACAACCTTCCAGTGTTTCTAAAACAGTGATACAAGATAATAAAGAGGGCCAAGATGATTCATATGGAGATGCTTCCTCTAATAAGAAGGCTGTGCACGTTCATCCGAAGTTACCCGATTACGATTCTTTTGCTGCCCACTTCTTGTCTCTTAAGAAGGGTCGTCCTTAA